One stretch of Punica granatum isolate Tunisia-2019 chromosome 5, ASM765513v2, whole genome shotgun sequence DNA includes these proteins:
- the LOC116206926 gene encoding basic leucine zipper 43, translated as MELSEVSGLNYLLPSSSSSSVLFPPHHLTNASHDQVSALAHFSNNRSLVYTAGSFQAPPSGLFSQEPNSTSDEAEDQQLNVINERKQRRMISNRESARRSRMRKQRHLDELWSQVVWLRNENYQLIDKLNHVSEVHDKVLEENAQLKREASELRQLFTDMQLDNTYSSLRDLDEVSCNTAHLRAESSNQSLTSSMDLLG; from the coding sequence ATGGAGCTGAGTGAAGTTTCGGGGCTGAACTATCTCTTGCCTTCaagctcatcatcatcagttCTCTTCCCTCCTCATCACCTTACCAATGCTTCGCATGATCAGGTGTCGGCATTAGCCCATTTCAGCAATAACCGGTCGCTTGTTTACACTGCCGGCTCGTTCCAAGCCCCTCCTTCGGGCCTCTTCTCCCAAGAGCCCAACTCAACCTCTGATGAGGCCGAGGACCAGCAGCTGAACGTGATCAACGAGCGGAAGCAGAGGAGGATGATCTCGAACCGGGAGTCGGCGCGCAGGTCCCGCATGAGGAAGCAGAGGCACCTGGACGAGCTGTGGTCCCAGGTGGTGTGGCTACGGAACGAGAACTACCAGCTTATCGATAAGCTCAACCACGTGTCGGAGGTCCATGACAAGGTTCTCGAGGAGAATGCCCAGCTTAAGCGGGAGGCCTCCGAGCTCCGCCAGCTCTTCACTGATATGCAGCTGGATAACACATACTCCTCCCTAAGGGATCTCGACGAGGTTTCCTGCAACACGGCCCATCTGAGGGCCGAGTCCTCGAACCAGTCCCTCACGAGCTCCATGGACTTGCTCGGCTAA